The Aphelocoma coerulescens isolate FSJ_1873_10779 chromosome 14, UR_Acoe_1.0, whole genome shotgun sequence genome has a window encoding:
- the FLII gene encoding protein flightless-1 homolog produces MAATGVLPFVRGVDLSGNDFKGGYFPEHVKAMTSLRWLKLNRTGLCYLPEELAALQKLEHLSVSHNSLTTLHGELSGLPCLRAIVARANSLKNSGVPDDIFQLDDLSVLDLSYNQLTECPRELENAKNMLVLNLGHNSIDTIPNQLFINLTDLLYLDLSDNKLESLPPQMRRLVHLQTLILNNNPLLHAQLRQLPAMTALQTLHLRNTQRTQSNLPTSLEGLVNLADVDLSCNDLSRVPECLYTLGSLRRLNLSSNQITELSLCIDQWTQLETLNLSRNQLTSLPSAICKLTKLKKMYLNSNKLDFDGIPSGIGKLTNLEEFMAANNNLELIPESLCRCSKLRKLVLNKNRLVTLPEAIHFLTDVEVLDVRENPNLVMPPKPADRSSEWYNIDFSLQNQLRLAGASPATVAAAAAGSSTKDPLARKMRLRRRKDSAQDDQAKQVLKGMSDVAQEKNKKIEESGEAKAPDLKTRRWDQGLEKPQLDYSEFFSEDVGQLPGLCVWQIENFVPTLVDEAFHGKFYEADCYIVLKTFLDENGSLNWEIYYWIGQEATLDKKACSAIHAVNLRNYLGAECRSIREEMGDESEEFLQVFDNDISYIEGGTASGFFTVEDTQYVTRLYRVYGKKNVKLEPVALKGTSLDPRFVFLLDHGLDLLVWRGSQATLSSTTKARLFAEKINKNERKGKAEITLLTQGQETPEFWEVLGGQPEEIRPCVPDDFQPHKPKLYKVGLGLGYLELPQINYKLSVEHKKRLKADLMPEMRLLQSLLDTKSVYILDCWSDVFIWIGRKSSRLVRAAALKLSQELCTMLHRPKHAMVTRNLEGTECQVFKSKFKNWDDVLRVDYTRNAETVLQDGGLAGKVRKDAEKKDQMKADLTALFLPRQPPMPLSEAEQLMEEWNEDLDGMEGFVLEGKKFTRLPEEEFGHFHTHDCYVFLCRYWVPVEYEEDEEKKKKGEGKGEEEGEEEEEEKQPEEDSQCIVYFWQGREASNMGWLTFTFSLQKKFESHFRGKLEVVRMTQQQENPKFLSHFKRRFVIHRGKRKDRVSAPQPSLYHIRTNGGALCTRCIQINTDAALLNSEFCFILKVPFESTDNQGIVYTWVGRAADPDEAKLAEDIMNHMFDDSYSKQVINEGEEPENFFWVGIGGQKPYDEDADYMKHSRLFRCSNEKGYFSVSEKCSDFCQDDLADDDIMLLDNGREVYMWVGTQTSQVEIKLSLKACQVYIQHMRSKDPTHPRKLRLVRKGNEPWPFTRCFHAWSVFRKPPT; encoded by the exons GAGCACCTCTCCGTGAGTCACAACAGCCTCACCACGCTCCACGGAGAGCTCTCCGGCCTGCCCTGCCTCCGG GCAATCGTGGCTCGTGCAAACAGCCTGAAGAACTCGGGAGTCCCTGATGACATCTTCCAGCTGGATGACCTCTCAGTGCTG gaccTGAGCTACAACCAGCTCACAGAGTGTCCCCGGGAGCTGGAGAATGCCAAGAACATGCTGGTCCTCAACCTTGGCCACAACAG CATCGACACCATCCCCAACCAGCTCTTCATCAACCTGACGGACTTGCTCTACCTGGACCTGAGTGACAACAAGCTGGAGAGTCTCCCCCCACAGATGAGGCGCCTGGTCCACCTGCAGACCCTCATCCTCAACAACAACCCCCTCCTGCACGCGCAGCTCCG GCAGCTGCCGGCGATGACGGCCTTGCAGACCCTCCACCTGCGGAACACCCAGCGCACGCAGAGCAACCTCCCCACCAGCCTCGAGGGCCTGGTGAACCTGGCAG ATGTGGATCTCTCCTGCAATGACCTCAGCCGTGTCCCCGAGTGTCTTTACACCCTGGGCAGCCTGCGGCGCCTCAACCTCAGCAGCAACCAGATCACAGAGCTGTCCCTCTGCATCGACCAGTGGACCCAGCTGGAGACCCTCAACCTGTCCCGCAACCAGCTCACCTCCTTACCT TCAGCCATCTGTAAGCTGACCAAGCTGAAGAAGATGTACCTAAACTCCAACAAGCTGGACTTTGACGGGATCCCCTCGGGCATCGGCAAGCTCACCAACCTTGAGGAGTTCATGGCGGCCAACAACAACCTGGAGCTCATCCCCGAGAGCTTGTGCAG GTGCTCCAAGCTGAGGAAGTTGGTGCTGAATAAAAACCGCCTGGTGACACTGCCAGAAGCCATCCACTTCCTGACAGATGTGGAG GTCCTGGACGTGCGTGAGAACCCCAACCTGGTGATGCCCCCGAAGCCAGCGGATCGGTCCTCAGAGTGGTACAACATCGACTTCTCCCTGCAGAACCAGCTCCGCCTGGCCGGAGCCTCCCCCGCCACCGTCGCAGCCGCTGCTGCAG ggagcagcaccaAGGACCCGCTGGCCCGCAAGATGCGGCTCCGGCGGCGCAAGGACTCTGCCCAGGATGACCAGGCCAAGCAGGTGCTGAAGGGGATGTCGGACGTGGCCCAGGAGAAGAATAAGAAGATAGAG GAGAGTGGGGAGGCGAAGGCGCCAGACCTGAAGACACGACGCTGGGACCAGGGCCTGGAGAAGCCACAGCTGGACTACTCGGAGTTCTTCAGTGAGGATGTGGGGCAGCTGCCCGGCCTCTGCGTCTGGCAGATCGAGAACTTCGTGCCCACGCTGGTGGACGAGGCTTTCCACGGGAAGTTCTATGAGGCCGACTGCTACATTGTGCTCAAG ACCTTCCTGGATGAGAACGGTTCCCTCAACTGGGAGATCTACTACTGGATTGGGCAGGAGGCCACGCTGGACAAGAAAGCCTGTTCTGCCATCCACGCCGTCAACCTCCGCAACTACCTGGGGGCTGAGTGCCGCAGCATCCGGGAGGAGATGGGGGATGAAAGTGAAGAGTTCCTCCAG GTCTTCGACAATGACATCTCCTACATCGAGGGTGGCACGGCCAGTGGTTTCTTCACTGTCGAGGACACGCAGTATGTCACCAG GCTGTACCGTGTCTATGGGAAGAAGAATGTCAAGCTGGAGCCGGTGGCACTGAAAGGGACATCCCTGGACCCCCG GTTTGTTTTCCTCCTGGACCACGGCCTCGACCTCCTGGTGTGGCGTGGGAGCCAGGCCACACTGAGCAGCACCACCAAGGCCAG GCTCTTTGCTGAGAAGATCAACAAGAATGAGCGGAAGGGCAAGGCCGAGATTACGCTGCTCACCCAGGGCCAGGAGACCCCTGAGttctgggaggtgctgggggggcAGCCCGAGGAGATCCGACCCTGTGTCCCCGATGACTTCCAGCCCCACAAGCCCAAGCTGTACAAG GTTGGCCTTGGTCTGGGCTACCTGGAGCTGCCCCAGATCAACTACAAGCTCTCTGTGGAGCACAAGAAGAGGCTGAAGGCTGATCTGATGCCAGAGATGCGCCTG ctgcagagCCTGCTGGACACCAAGAGCGTGTACATCCTGGACTGCTGGTCCGACGTCTTCATCTGGATCGGGAGGAAGTCGTCGCGGCTGGTGCGGGCGGCGGCACTGAAGCTGAGCCAGGAGCTGTGCACAATGCTGCACCGGCCCAAACACGCCATGGTGACCAGGAACCTGGAGGGCACCGAGTGCCAG GTATTCAAGTCCAAGTTCAAGAACTGGGACGATGTCCTGCGCGTGGATTACACCCGGAACGCTGAGACAGTGCTGCAGGACGGCGGCCTGGCCGGCAAGGTCCGCAAGGACGCCGAGAAGAAGGACCAGATGAAGGCCGACCTCACGGCACTCTTCctgccccgccagccccccaTGCCCCTCAGCGAG GCGGAGCAGCTGATGGAGGAGTGGAACGAGGACCTGGATGGCATGGAGGGCTTCGTGCTGGAGGGCAAGAAATTCACCCGCCTGCCTGAGGAGGAGTTTGGCCACTTCCACACCCACGACTGCTACGTCTTCCTGTGCAG GTACTGGGTGCCAGTGGAgtatgaggaggatgaggagaaaaagaagaagggtgAAGGcaaaggggaggaggaaggtgaggaagaagaggaggagaagcagcctGAGGAAGACTCCCAGTGCATCGTCTACTtctggcagggccgggaggccTCCAACATGGGCTGGCTCACCTTCACCTTCAGCCTCCAGAAGAAGTTTGAGAGTCACTTCCGTGGCAAACTGGAG GTGGTGCGCAtgacccagcagcaggagaaccCCAAGTTCCTCTCGCACTTCAAGAGGAGGTTTGTGATCCACCGGGGCAAGCGGAAGGACCGGGTCAGcgctccccagcccagcctgtaCCACATCCGCACCAACGGCGGGGCTCTGTGCACCAG GTGCATCCAGATCAACACGGATGCTGCTCTGCTCAACTCCGAGTTCTGCTTCATCCTCAAG GTACCCTTTGAGAGCACGGACAACCAGGGCATCGTCTACACCTGGGTGGGCCGGGCGGCCGACCCTGACGAGGCCAAGCTGGCTGAGGACATCATGAACCACATGTTTGATGACTCCTACAGCAAACAG GTCATCAACGAGGGAGAAGAGCCTGAAAACTTCTTCTGGGTTGGCATTGGGGGCCAGAAGCCCTACGATGAAGATGCAGACTACATGAAGCACTCACGGCTCTTCAG ATGCTCCAATGAGAAAGGTTATTTCTCTGTGTCAGAAAAGTGCTCAGATTTCTGCCAGGATGACCTGGCTGATGATGACATCATGCTGCTGGACAACGGGCGGGAG GTCTACATGTGGGTGGGCACCCAGACCAGCCAGGTGGAGATCAAGCTGAGCCTCAAGGCGTGCCAG GTCTACATTCAGCACATGCGCTCCAAGGACCCCACGCATCCCCGCAAGCTCCGGCTGGTGCGGAAAGGCAACGAGCCCTGGCCCTTCACCCGCTGCTTCCACGCCTGGAGTGTGTTCCGCAAGCCACCGACCTAA
- the LLGL1 gene encoding lethal(2) giant larvae protein homolog 1 isoform X1, which yields MMKFRFRRQGAGPHRDRLRHDLFAFSKTVEHGFPSQPSALAYDPVLRVMAIGTKAGAVKLYGAPGVELTGLHKETATVTQLHFLPGQGWLLSLLDDNTLHLWEVCQKEGCSHLEETRSFGLPGRPGSGSANCSPGITRVTVVLPMAAGAMVCLGTEGGAVYFITLPTLTLLEDKTLFPDEILQSVPDDYRCGKALGPVESIQEHPCDGSRLLIGYSRGLVVLWEQSTRVVQHLFLGNQQLESLAWEQSGKSIVSSHSDGGYMVWAVSGTGQRTQQPVMSTIPYGPFPCKAISKILWRTCESGNPFIIFSGGMPRASYGDRHCVSVLQGQTLATLDFTSRVIDFFTVQSAEVPEGGFENPRALVVLVEEELVAIDLQTPGWPTIPAPYLAPLHSSAITCSCHVSNVPLKLWERIVSVGEQQSPRQSSVAWPIDGGKNLAQEPTQRGLLLTGHEDGTVRFWDASGVSLKPLYKLGTANIFQTDCEHNDSLNQAGDEEWPPFRKVGCFDPYSDDPRLGVQKIALCKYTAKMVVAGTAGQVLVMELSDEKSEHVVSVATVDLLQDREGFTWKGHDRLAPRNGPLHFPPGFQPSVLVQCVPPAAVTAVTLHSEWNLVAFGTSHGFGLFDYYRRNPVLARCTLHPNDSLAMEGPLSRVKSLKKSLRQSFRRIRKSRVSGKKRLNASSPSSKVQEANAQLAEQAGPPEVEMTPVQRRIEPRSADDSLSGVVRCLYFADTFLRDAAHHGPTMWAGTNSGSVFAYALEVPSQEKFSERAVEAVLGKEIQLMHRAPVVAIAVLDGRGNPLPEPYEVSRDLAKAPDMQGSHSMLISSEEQFKVFTLPKVSAKTKFKLTAHEGCRVRKVALVSLASAGSEERLENCLACLTNLGDIHIFTVPSLRPQVHYSCIRKEDISGIASCVFTKHGQGFYLISPSEFERFSLSARNVTEPLCRLEVARLQDTSCLSNSSTVTPKLPQANGTHVPRSSEGQHSPSDSDRSPEEHPGAFSPGPIDSPNSSMENPLDTTGDITVEEVKDFLASSEEAERNLRNTSEDEARPTGILIK from the exons ATATGGCGCGCCAGGCGTGGAGCTGACGGGCCTGCACAAGGAGACGGCCACTGTCACCCAGCTGCACTTCCTTCCTGGCCAG ggctggctcctTTCACTGCTGGATGACAACACGCTGCACCTGTGGGAGGTGTGCCAGAAGGAGGGCTGCTCCCATCTGGAAGAGACCCGCAGCTTCGGCCTCCCGGGACGCCCAGGGTCCGGCAGTGCTAA ctgctcccctgGCATCACACGGGTGACAGTGGTCCTGCcaatggctgctggtgccatggTCTGCCTGGGCACTGAGGGCGGTGCCGTGTACTTCATCACCCTGCCCACCCTGACGCTGCTGGAGGACAAAACCCTCTTCCCAGATGAGATCCTGCAGAG TGTCCCCGATGACTACCGCTGCGGGAAGGCGCTGGGGCCCGTGGAATCCATCCAGGAGCACCCATGCGATGGCAGCCGCCTCCTCATCGGGTACAGCCGGGGGCTGGTGGtcctctgggagcagagcactCGTGTTGTCCAGCACCTCTTCCTGGGGAACCAG CAGCTGGAgagcctggcctgggagcagagcGGGAAGAGCATCGTCAGCTCCCACAGCGACGGCGGGTACATGGTGTGGGCAGTGAGTGGCACCGGCCAGAGGACCCAGCAGCCCGTCATGTCCACCATCCCCTACG GTCCATTCCCTTGCAAAGCCATCAGCAAAATCCTCTGGCGAACCTGCGAGTCAGG GAACCCCTTCATCATCTTCAGTGGGGGGATGCCACGGGCCAGCTACGGTGACAGGCACTGTGTCAGCGTGCTGCAGGGCCAGACCCTGGCCACGCTCGACTTCACCTCCCGCGTCATCGACTTCTTCACCGTGCAGAGCGCAGAGGTGCCCGAGGGAG gcttTGAGAACCCCCGAGCCCTTgtggtgctggtggaggaggagctggTGGCCATCGACCTGCAGACGCCGGGCTGGCCCACCATCCCTGCCCCGTACCTGGCGCCGCTCCACTCCTCTGCCAtcacctgctcctgccatgtCTCCAACGTGCCTCTCAAGCTCTGGGAGAGGATCGTCAGTGTGGGCGAGCAGCAGAGCCCCCGGCAATCCTCTGTG GCCTGGCCCATTGATGGGGGAAAGAACCTGGCGCAGGAGCCCACACAGAGGGGGCTTCTCCTCACCGG GCATGAGGACGGCACGGTGCGGTTCTGGGACGCCTCGGGGGTCTCCCTGAAGCCCCTCTACAAGCTGGGCACCGCCAACATCTTCCAGACAGACTGTGAGCACAACGACAGCCTCAACCAGGCGGGTGACGAGGAGTGGCCGCCGTTCCGCAAG GTGGGCTGCTTTGATCCCTACAGCGATGACCCGCGCCTGGGTGTGCAGAAGATCGCGCTCTGCAAGTACACGGCCAAGATGGTGGTGGCTGGCACGGCGGGACAG GTGCTGGTGATGGAGCTGAGTGATGAGAAGTCCGAGCACGTGGTCAGTGTGGCCACCGTGGATCTGCTGCAGGACCGCGAGGGCTTCACCTGGAAGGGCCATGACCGGCTGGCCCCTCGGAATGGGCCCCTGCACTTCCCCCCCGGCTTCCAGCCCAGCGTGCTGGTGCAGTGCGTGCCCCCCGCCGCCGTCACTGCCGTCACCCTCCACTCCGAGTGGAACCTCGTGGCCTTCGGCACCAGCCACGGCTTTGGACTCTTCGACTACTACCGGCGCAACCCCGTGCTGGCCAG GTGTACACTGCACCCCAACGACTCGCTGGCCATGGAGGGGCCCCTGTCCCGCGTGAAGTCCCTCAAGAAGTCCCTGCGTCAGTCCTTCCGCCGCATCCGCAAGAGCCGCGTGTCGGGCAAGAAGAGGCTCAACGCCAGCAGCCCTTCCAGCAAG gtgcaggaggcCAATGCGCAGCTGGCGGAGCAGGCGGGCCCCCCCGAGGTGGAGATGACGCCGGTGCAGCGGCGGATCGAGCCTCGCTCAGCCGATGATTCGCTTTCGGGGGTCGTGCGGTGCCTCTACTTCGCTGACACCTTTCTCCGTGACG CCGCCCACCACGGCCCCACAATGTGGGCAGGGACCAACTCTGGGTCGGTGTTCGCCTACGCCCTGGAGGTGCCGTCGCAGGAGAAGTTCTCAGAGCGGGCGGTGGAGGcggtgctggggaaggagatCCAGCTGATGCACCGGGCGCCCGTGGTGGCCATCGCGGTGCTCGATGGGCGAGGGAACCCCCTGCCTGAGCCCTACGAGGTGTCCCGGGACCTGGCCAAGGCCCCCGACATGCAGGGCAGCCACTCCATGCTCATCTCCTCTGAGGAACAGTTCAAG GTGTTCACGCTGCCCAAAGTGAGTGCCAAGACCAAGTTCAAGCTGACAGCACACGAGGGCTGCCGGGTGCGGAAGGTGGCCTTGGTGAGCCTGGCCAGCGCTGGCTCCGAGGAGCGCCTGGAAAACTGCCTGGCCTGTCTCACCAACCTGGGGGACATCCACATCTTCACCGTGCCCAGCCTGCGGCCCCAGGTCCACTACAGCTGCATCCGTAAGGAGGACATCAGTGGCATTGCCTCCTGTGTCTTCACCAAGCATGGCCAAG GTTTCTACCTAATTTCACCATCCGAGTTCGAACGCTTCTCGCTGAGTGCCAGGAACGTGACAGAGCCACTGTGCCGGCTGGAAGTTGCCCGGCTCCAGGACACCTCCTGCCTCAG CAACAGCTCAACGGTGACACCGAAGCTGCCGCAGGCGAACGGCACCCACGTCCCACGCAGCTCCGAGGGCCAGCACTCCCCCTCGGACAGTGACC GGTCCCCTGAggagcacccaggtgccttctcGCCCGGCCCCATCGACTCCCCTAACAGCAGCATGGAGAACCCGTTGGACACCACTGGGGACATCACCGTGGAGGAAGTGAAGGATTTCCTGGC gtCCTCAGAGGAAGCGGAGCGGAACCTGAGGAACACCAGCGAGGACGAGGCCCGGCCCACGGGGATCCTCATCAAGTGA
- the LLGL1 gene encoding lethal(2) giant larvae protein homolog 1 isoform X2: MMKFRFRRQGAGPHRDRLRHDLFAFSKTVEHGFPSQPSALAYDPVLRVMAIGTKAGAVKLYGAPGVELTGLHKETATVTQLHFLPGQGWLLSLLDDNTLHLWEVCQKEGCSHLEETRSFGLPGRPGCSPGITRVTVVLPMAAGAMVCLGTEGGAVYFITLPTLTLLEDKTLFPDEILQSVPDDYRCGKALGPVESIQEHPCDGSRLLIGYSRGLVVLWEQSTRVVQHLFLGNQQLESLAWEQSGKSIVSSHSDGGYMVWAVSGTGQRTQQPVMSTIPYGPFPCKAISKILWRTCESGNPFIIFSGGMPRASYGDRHCVSVLQGQTLATLDFTSRVIDFFTVQSAEVPEGGFENPRALVVLVEEELVAIDLQTPGWPTIPAPYLAPLHSSAITCSCHVSNVPLKLWERIVSVGEQQSPRQSSVAWPIDGGKNLAQEPTQRGLLLTGHEDGTVRFWDASGVSLKPLYKLGTANIFQTDCEHNDSLNQAGDEEWPPFRKVGCFDPYSDDPRLGVQKIALCKYTAKMVVAGTAGQVLVMELSDEKSEHVVSVATVDLLQDREGFTWKGHDRLAPRNGPLHFPPGFQPSVLVQCVPPAAVTAVTLHSEWNLVAFGTSHGFGLFDYYRRNPVLARCTLHPNDSLAMEGPLSRVKSLKKSLRQSFRRIRKSRVSGKKRLNASSPSSKVQEANAQLAEQAGPPEVEMTPVQRRIEPRSADDSLSGVVRCLYFADTFLRDAAHHGPTMWAGTNSGSVFAYALEVPSQEKFSERAVEAVLGKEIQLMHRAPVVAIAVLDGRGNPLPEPYEVSRDLAKAPDMQGSHSMLISSEEQFKVFTLPKVSAKTKFKLTAHEGCRVRKVALVSLASAGSEERLENCLACLTNLGDIHIFTVPSLRPQVHYSCIRKEDISGIASCVFTKHGQGFYLISPSEFERFSLSARNVTEPLCRLEVARLQDTSCLSNSSTVTPKLPQANGTHVPRSSEGQHSPSDSDRSPEEHPGAFSPGPIDSPNSSMENPLDTTGDITVEEVKDFLASSEEAERNLRNTSEDEARPTGILIK, translated from the exons ATATGGCGCGCCAGGCGTGGAGCTGACGGGCCTGCACAAGGAGACGGCCACTGTCACCCAGCTGCACTTCCTTCCTGGCCAG ggctggctcctTTCACTGCTGGATGACAACACGCTGCACCTGTGGGAGGTGTGCCAGAAGGAGGGCTGCTCCCATCTGGAAGAGACCCGCAGCTTCGGCCTCCCGGGACGCCCAGG ctgctcccctgGCATCACACGGGTGACAGTGGTCCTGCcaatggctgctggtgccatggTCTGCCTGGGCACTGAGGGCGGTGCCGTGTACTTCATCACCCTGCCCACCCTGACGCTGCTGGAGGACAAAACCCTCTTCCCAGATGAGATCCTGCAGAG TGTCCCCGATGACTACCGCTGCGGGAAGGCGCTGGGGCCCGTGGAATCCATCCAGGAGCACCCATGCGATGGCAGCCGCCTCCTCATCGGGTACAGCCGGGGGCTGGTGGtcctctgggagcagagcactCGTGTTGTCCAGCACCTCTTCCTGGGGAACCAG CAGCTGGAgagcctggcctgggagcagagcGGGAAGAGCATCGTCAGCTCCCACAGCGACGGCGGGTACATGGTGTGGGCAGTGAGTGGCACCGGCCAGAGGACCCAGCAGCCCGTCATGTCCACCATCCCCTACG GTCCATTCCCTTGCAAAGCCATCAGCAAAATCCTCTGGCGAACCTGCGAGTCAGG GAACCCCTTCATCATCTTCAGTGGGGGGATGCCACGGGCCAGCTACGGTGACAGGCACTGTGTCAGCGTGCTGCAGGGCCAGACCCTGGCCACGCTCGACTTCACCTCCCGCGTCATCGACTTCTTCACCGTGCAGAGCGCAGAGGTGCCCGAGGGAG gcttTGAGAACCCCCGAGCCCTTgtggtgctggtggaggaggagctggTGGCCATCGACCTGCAGACGCCGGGCTGGCCCACCATCCCTGCCCCGTACCTGGCGCCGCTCCACTCCTCTGCCAtcacctgctcctgccatgtCTCCAACGTGCCTCTCAAGCTCTGGGAGAGGATCGTCAGTGTGGGCGAGCAGCAGAGCCCCCGGCAATCCTCTGTG GCCTGGCCCATTGATGGGGGAAAGAACCTGGCGCAGGAGCCCACACAGAGGGGGCTTCTCCTCACCGG GCATGAGGACGGCACGGTGCGGTTCTGGGACGCCTCGGGGGTCTCCCTGAAGCCCCTCTACAAGCTGGGCACCGCCAACATCTTCCAGACAGACTGTGAGCACAACGACAGCCTCAACCAGGCGGGTGACGAGGAGTGGCCGCCGTTCCGCAAG GTGGGCTGCTTTGATCCCTACAGCGATGACCCGCGCCTGGGTGTGCAGAAGATCGCGCTCTGCAAGTACACGGCCAAGATGGTGGTGGCTGGCACGGCGGGACAG GTGCTGGTGATGGAGCTGAGTGATGAGAAGTCCGAGCACGTGGTCAGTGTGGCCACCGTGGATCTGCTGCAGGACCGCGAGGGCTTCACCTGGAAGGGCCATGACCGGCTGGCCCCTCGGAATGGGCCCCTGCACTTCCCCCCCGGCTTCCAGCCCAGCGTGCTGGTGCAGTGCGTGCCCCCCGCCGCCGTCACTGCCGTCACCCTCCACTCCGAGTGGAACCTCGTGGCCTTCGGCACCAGCCACGGCTTTGGACTCTTCGACTACTACCGGCGCAACCCCGTGCTGGCCAG GTGTACACTGCACCCCAACGACTCGCTGGCCATGGAGGGGCCCCTGTCCCGCGTGAAGTCCCTCAAGAAGTCCCTGCGTCAGTCCTTCCGCCGCATCCGCAAGAGCCGCGTGTCGGGCAAGAAGAGGCTCAACGCCAGCAGCCCTTCCAGCAAG gtgcaggaggcCAATGCGCAGCTGGCGGAGCAGGCGGGCCCCCCCGAGGTGGAGATGACGCCGGTGCAGCGGCGGATCGAGCCTCGCTCAGCCGATGATTCGCTTTCGGGGGTCGTGCGGTGCCTCTACTTCGCTGACACCTTTCTCCGTGACG CCGCCCACCACGGCCCCACAATGTGGGCAGGGACCAACTCTGGGTCGGTGTTCGCCTACGCCCTGGAGGTGCCGTCGCAGGAGAAGTTCTCAGAGCGGGCGGTGGAGGcggtgctggggaaggagatCCAGCTGATGCACCGGGCGCCCGTGGTGGCCATCGCGGTGCTCGATGGGCGAGGGAACCCCCTGCCTGAGCCCTACGAGGTGTCCCGGGACCTGGCCAAGGCCCCCGACATGCAGGGCAGCCACTCCATGCTCATCTCCTCTGAGGAACAGTTCAAG GTGTTCACGCTGCCCAAAGTGAGTGCCAAGACCAAGTTCAAGCTGACAGCACACGAGGGCTGCCGGGTGCGGAAGGTGGCCTTGGTGAGCCTGGCCAGCGCTGGCTCCGAGGAGCGCCTGGAAAACTGCCTGGCCTGTCTCACCAACCTGGGGGACATCCACATCTTCACCGTGCCCAGCCTGCGGCCCCAGGTCCACTACAGCTGCATCCGTAAGGAGGACATCAGTGGCATTGCCTCCTGTGTCTTCACCAAGCATGGCCAAG GTTTCTACCTAATTTCACCATCCGAGTTCGAACGCTTCTCGCTGAGTGCCAGGAACGTGACAGAGCCACTGTGCCGGCTGGAAGTTGCCCGGCTCCAGGACACCTCCTGCCTCAG CAACAGCTCAACGGTGACACCGAAGCTGCCGCAGGCGAACGGCACCCACGTCCCACGCAGCTCCGAGGGCCAGCACTCCCCCTCGGACAGTGACC GGTCCCCTGAggagcacccaggtgccttctcGCCCGGCCCCATCGACTCCCCTAACAGCAGCATGGAGAACCCGTTGGACACCACTGGGGACATCACCGTGGAGGAAGTGAAGGATTTCCTGGC gtCCTCAGAGGAAGCGGAGCGGAACCTGAGGAACACCAGCGAGGACGAGGCCCGGCCCACGGGGATCCTCATCAAGTGA